In one Babylonia areolata isolate BAREFJ2019XMU chromosome 14, ASM4173473v1, whole genome shotgun sequence genomic region, the following are encoded:
- the LOC143289758 gene encoding uncharacterized protein LOC143289758 gives MQYTMTDPIPEFKKFLTTCSSLLKAESPQFLGLIRKRYDSCSEDFRSSSDMVDLLNNTMSKMVSDQKRLFVHLKDFVTKLKAWSSQNRSTGASRKRKAEMPKDSVAKVARMEDSTSEGSDLEGKLHRALGSGSHYSSVHSTSAASEAILQRRSKSSSPASRSNPDCAGAEPLTSSRSLTASPDSVRVSSGTDSKCSEDSASRPHSSLMEGDCASAAVTTTMAEGAETCANNGSGGHEIHNIPPQEVDVSCSLLHSGPASSHPGSPRPPSSLPTATAVKGEVREVCGETLQPQTNGSIEVCGEDEDKKVNSDLECLAADKKTRATSSSKSVDVKRITPQLLSHSTSNTSSGAANTPCAQSSTTHSAVLSSPHAKGKSLGDAIDRLKNKLTSQPTAVTHTTPSSKTVNGKVGDEEDDTVTEVKVVHHRHSEKHKKSVTVCKQSSERVGSSTSEASGSGGGKSAGGSRGEHSCSRSKETEMEEGEEGGGKGSKTIRRLERLLEKIRDEIEKVREKDLSLDDLNESDSAYIYEDRLQKKFVKVWDRLCQLKGCTKSSGRPIERKFKYEGTRFPEINRKIEKFVNRPNSFPDYHDVRGIIKKVNTRWQLGLNVMQINSISKETFMDVGEALQRRRQADFISTFHSKQTIPYCTGQDPAMFDEELRQKLEENGRVGRSRLEGVIRKYTDLQLALGDDNRDEGDRDRDRDASTAHHHGDKFRSHHNAKSHSDHNSGSLSHHQSKCMSDHESKSQSDHESKSQSDHESKSQSDQESKSQSDQESKSQSDHETKSVSDNNSASASEHHSDSLSDGDGEEDEEAQGKVSPQVIKAAKVVLTDCMEEEEEEEEDVEEEDMEEEEEEEDAEEEDNDGDLNMIEMDIAEECHLLMGGDDNSQDSSEWRHEFGDNWQQQGNNNNSSNNNDDNTATWQPDHDDSTGSWPEDHTDKVSWPSQRGDNTNSVELCDAVDNDSITEGDNSVRLLEVEPNRTHGTEWLREGSGGDEAAINLTENTGDDCESLPITQSENSDRRPWHTNTFGSDGKETVRWKEQVGDNETVWIEENDEDSCEQPEQTSTATTTTTHARAAAVALATDRTAEGASRVAVVEHSAVSHHPPTVVGIVREGEGGRGGGESVHPHHRLDTGVIEVYEEEDVVKVKDAVMAEGVDGRGGSGTVVDSSVGQDMRTQGACDQSEVIDLDAGVVVDPEEVTEDMAPAESAVGVRQVGEEVSGGGGESRTQQVRENNCVPEDSNACSAVATDGRCVISHVINDDDGSDAVPEHAATAPTVRTLSPDAVHTLKTGSLHVTKKSSSPVKVNPDLRLPACFQQRNSDKVFYPDRSRGYVGVEQNGDSITIGSSDEETEVKAVVKGRTLTRSDRCTVTAARPEDGDVIVLSDDD, from the exons ATGCAATATACAATGACGGACCCTATCCCTGAGTTTAAGAAG ttcctGACCACCTGCTCCAGCCTGCTGAAGGCGGAGAGCCCTCAGTTCCTGGGGCTCATCCGGAAGCGCTATGACAGCTGCAGTGAAGACTTCCGCAGCTCCTCGGACATGGTGGACCTGCTGAACAACACCATGTCCAAGATGGTGTCCGACCAGAAGCGACTGTTTGTCCACCTGAAGGACTTTGTCACGAAGCTCAAGGCCTGGTCCAGTCAGAATCGCAGCACTGGGGCCAGCCGGAAGAGGAAGGCCGAGATGCCCAAGGACAGTGTGGCCAAAGTGGCCAGGATGGAAGACAGCACCTCGGAAGGCTCTGACCTAGAGGGCAAGCTGCACAGAGCGTTGGGGTCAGGGAGTCACTACTCCAGCGTCCACTCCACCTCGGCTGCTTCGGAAGCCATCTTGCAGCGGCGATCCAAGTCGTCGTCACCAGCGTCAAGGTCGAACCCGGACTGTGCCGGGGCTGAACCTCTTACATCCAGTCGTAGTTTGACAGCCAGTCctgacagtgtgcgtgtgtcttctgGCACCGACAGCAAGTGTTCTGAGGACTCAGCATCCCGTCCTCACTCCTCCCTGATGGAGGGGGACTGTGCGTCTGCAGCAGTGACCACCACCATGGCTGAAGGGGCAGAGACCTGTGCAAACAACGGCAGTGGTGGTCATGAAATCCACAACATTCCTCCGCAAGAAGTTGATGTCTCTTGCTCATTGTTGCACTCAGGTCCTGCTTCGTCCCACCCAGGGTCACCACGTCCACCCTCGTCTTTGCCCACAGCAACAGCAGTGAAAGGTGAAGTCAGAGAAGTTTGTGGGGAGACCCTCCAGCCCCAGACAAACGGCAGcattgaggtgtgtggtgaggatGAAGACAAGAAGGTGAACTCTGACCTAGAGTGCCTTGCCGCAGACAAAAAGACCCGGGCCACCTCTTCCAGCAAGAGTGTTGATGTCAAAAGAATAACACCTCAGCTCCTGTCACACTCCACAAGCAACACCTCGTCAGGTGCTGCCAACACACCTTGTGCCCAGAGTTCCACCACTCACTCAGCAGTCTTGTCTTCCCCCCATGCCAAAGGCAAAAGCTTGGGAGACGCCATCGACAGACTGAAGAACAAACTCACCTCCCAGCCGACAGCAGTAACGCACACAACACCCTCCTCCAAAACTGTGAATGGAAAAGttggtgatgaggaggatgacACGGTTACTGAAGTCAAGGTTGTTCACCACCGACACTCAGAAAAGCATAAAAAGTCAGTAACTGTGTGTAAGCAGAGCTCAGAGAGGGTGGGATCATCGACAAGCGAGGCcagtggtagtgggggtggtaaGAGTGCAGGTGGTAGCAGAGGGGAACACTCCTGTAGCCGTTCTAAGGAAACGGagatggaagagggggaggagggaggtgggaaaggAAGCAAAACGATCAGGAGACTGGAAAGACTGCTTGAG AAAATCCGTGATGAGATTGAGAAGGTGCGAGAGAAGGACCTGAGTCTGGATGACCTGAACGAGAGTGATTCTGCCTACATCTATGAAGATCGTCTGCAGAAGAAATTTGTCAAGGTGTGGGACCGCTTGTGTCAGCTGAAAGGTTGCACCAAGTCCTCCGGGAGGCCCATTGAGCGCAAGTTCAAGTATGAAG GCACGCGGTTCCCAGAGATCAACCGGAAGATAGAGAAGTTTGTGAACCGACCAAACTCCTTCCCAGACTATCACGACGTTCGCGGCATCATCAAGAAGGTCAACACCCGGTGGCAGCTGGGACTCAA tgtgatgcAGATCAACAGTATTTCCAAGGAGACGTTCATGGACGTTGGTGAGGCACTGCAGCGCCGACGTCAGGCTGACTTCATCAGCACCTTCCACTCCAAGCAGACCATCCCATACTG CACTGGACAAGACCCGGCCATGTTTGACGAAGAGCTGAGACAAAAACTGGAGGAGAACGGGCGAGTGGGCAGGTCCAGGCTGGAGGGG GTGATCAGGAAATACACAGACCTGCAGCTGGCACTGGGCGACGACAACCGAGACgagggggacagggacagggacagggacgccTCCACAGCCCACCACCACGGCGACAAGTTCAGATCCCATCACAACGCCAAGTCCCACTCCGATCACAACTCAGGATCCCTGTCCCATCACCAGTCAAAATGCATGTCCGATCACGAGTCGAAATCCCAGTCGGATCACGAGTCGAAATCCCAGTCGGATCATGAGTCGAAATCCCAGTCCGATCAGGAGTCAAAATCCCAATCGGATCAGGAGTCAAAATCCCAGTCCGATCACGAGACGAAGTCAGTGTCTGACAACAACTCGGCCTCAGCCTCTGAGCaccactctgactctctctcagaTGGTGacggggaggaggacgaggaagcgCAAGGAAAGGTCAGCCCGCAGGTCATCAAGGCGGCGAAGGTCGTGTTGACCGActgcatggaggaggaggaggaggaagaggaagatgtggaagaggaggacatggaagaggaagaggaggaggaggatgcggaAGAGGAGGACAATGATGGTGACCTGAACATGATTGAAA TGGATATAGCGGAGGAGTGTCACCTGCTGATGGGTGGTGACGACAACAGCCAGGACAGTTCTGAATGGCGCCACGAGTTTGGCGACAACTGGCAGCAacagggcaacaacaacaacagcagcaacaacaacgatgacaacaccGCCACCTGGCAGCCAGACCACGACGACAGCACGGGTAGCTGGCCTGAGGATCACACAGACAAGGTCAGCTGGCCTTCACAGCGTGGCGACAACACCAACAGTGTGGAGCTGTGCGACGCTGTCGACAACGACAGCATCACTGAGGGGGACAACAGTGTCAGACTGCTGGAGGTAGAACCCAACAGGACCCACGGCACCGAGTGGCTGAGGGAAGGCAGTGGAGGGGATGAGGCAGCCATAAACCTGACGGAAAATACTGGCGATGACTGCGAGTCATTGCCCATCACACAGTCTGAGAACAGCGACCGGCGTCCGTGGCACACCAACACGTTTGGGAGTGACGGCAAGGAGACGGTCAGGTGGAAGGAGCAAGTGGGGGACAATGAAACTGTGTGGATTGAAGAGAACGACGAGGACAGCTGTGAACAGCCCGAACAgacctccaccgccaccaccaccaccacccatgcccGTGCCGCCGCTGTCGCCCTGGCAACTGACAGAACTGCAGAAGGTGCTAGCAGAGTGGCGGTGGTGGAACATTCAGCAGTGAGTCACCACCCTCCCACTGTGGTAGGCATAgtcagggagggggaaggggggaggggagggggagaaagtgtgCACCCCCACCACCGGTTAGACACAGGGGTGATTGAGGTGtacgaggaggaggatgttgtgaAGGTGAAGGATGCTGTGATGGCAGAGGgtgtggatggaagggggggcTCTGGTACCGTTGTCGACAGCAGTGTGGGTCAGGATATGAGGACCCAAGGGGCCTGCGACCAGAGCGAGGTGATTGACCTTGACGCCGGTGTTGTTGTGGACCCGGAGGAGGTCACGGAGGACATGGCGCCAGCAGAGAGCGCTGTGGGGGTCAGacaagtgggggaggaggtgtcaggtggtgggggggagagcagaACCCAGCAGGTCAGGGAAAACAACTGTGTGCCAGAAGACAGCAACGCGTGCAGTGCCGTCGCCACTGACGGTCGCTGCGTCATCAGCCACGTCATCAATGACGATGATGGCAGCGATGCCGTTCCGGAACACGCAGCCACCGCTCCCACCGTCCGCACCCTCTCCCCGGACGCCGTGCACACGCTGAAGACGGGCAGCCTGCACGTGACGAAAAAATCCAGCTCCCCGGTGAAAGTGAACCCTGACCTCCGCCTCCCAGCATGTTTCCAGCAGAGGAACAGTGACAAGGTGTTCTACCCAGACAGAAGTCGTGGCTATGTGGGCGTGGAGCAGAATGGAGACAGCATCACCATAGGCAGCTCTGACGAGGAGACGGAGGTGAAGGCGGTTGTCAAAGGGAGGACTCTGACGCGGTCGGACCGCTGCACGGTCACTGCCGCTCGGCCAGAGGACGGGGACGTGATTGTGTTGTCAGACGACGACTAA